In Anguilla rostrata isolate EN2019 chromosome 1, ASM1855537v3, whole genome shotgun sequence, a genomic segment contains:
- the ccdc32 gene encoding coiled-coil domain-containing protein 32 yields the protein MKLNYSLDLPGVEGHETGGMIDGFGTQEVRSSGELWSEICSGMPEHTTENQEPSEFRDSFQPQLQEGTQENTVNGIPWKPMDDSEVYIASLENRLRRLKGQSQEVTSREMLRTLSQAKKECWDRFLYGAQGSDLFQEGGEIDESALEQLKRWLQPEKVAISAEELEHLLLPEQSREHLADGGTDRVPTEAKEEDPEAEESQAPEK from the exons ATGAAGTTAAACTACAGTCTTGACTTACCTGGAGTGGAAG GCCACGAAACTGGAGGTATGATTGACGGATTCGGGACCCAGGAAGTTCGGTCCAGTGGAGAGCTATGGTCTGAGATCTGTTCAGGGATGCCAGAGCATACGACCGAGAATCAAGAGCCATCTGAGTTTAGGGATTCTTTCCAACCTCAATTGCAAGAAGGCACGCAGGAGAACACTGTAAATGGCATCCCGTGGAAACCCATGGATGACTCCGAAGTGTACATCGCCAGTCTAG AAAACCGGCTAAGAAGACTCAAGGGCCAGTCCCAGGAAGTGACTTCAAGGGAGATGCTTCGCACACTGTCTCAGGCTAAAAAGGAATGCTGGGATAGATTCCTTTATGGAGCACAGGGATCTGATCTTTTTCAAGAGGGTGGTGAAATTGATGAGAG TGCTCTGGAGCAGCTGAAGAGGTGGCTGCAGCCCGAGAAAGTGGCAATAAGTGCAGAGGAGCTGGAGCACCTCCTCCTTCCTGAGCAGAGCAGGGAGCACCTAGCTGATGGAGGCACAGACAGGGTTCCAACCGAAGCAAAGGAGGAGGATCCAGAAGCAGAGGAGAGCCAGGCTCCAGAAAAGTAG